A genomic window from Pseudomonas marvdashtae includes:
- a CDS encoding alkaline phosphatase D family protein has protein sequence MLPSPSDTTNSLPPVLVGPLLRRLEATRLVMWLVGSRPLTLTLRLDELGDIALDATHCTIVPVGRQAFVHLIDVRLDAALPLDVAIEYDLLVDSAPIAEWAPHLLYDGAQRPSFVLHSRIEQLVHGSCRKPHYPANDGLLCVDRLLAQSPEQRPALLMMSGDQVYADDVAGPMLRAIHALIERLGLFEECLEGAVVEDSAKLYQHPASYYHRADLLPALESNETLRERFFGGARKPIFTSSSADNHLVTFAEVMAMYLLVWSPVPWTLIDPQPPELTVERRQRYDLEQQRIEAFKTGLDGVARVFAHLSCLMIFDDHDITDDWNLSAQWEETAYGHPFSKRIIGNALIAYMLCQGWGNNPDAFGEVVEQTVALCGTANDRYLDSEPQDRLIDTLLSFQRWHYVLPSSPALVVLDTRTRRWRSENNLKQPSGLLDWEALSELQQELLDHPSAIIVSPAPIFGVKLIESVQRVFSWCGFPLLVDAENWMAHRGAAQVILNIFRHSRTPGSYVVLSGDVHYSFVYEVLIPHRKGGPRIWQITSSGIKNEFPPALLEWFDRLNRWLYSPRSPLNWFTKRRSMRIVPHTPEHAEAGERLWNSAGIGQVFFNEQGQPTDIVQHNANGKPPTRMLAPKLPPT, from the coding sequence ATGTTGCCGTCCCCTTCCGACACAACCAACTCCCTGCCCCCCGTCCTCGTCGGTCCGCTGTTGCGGCGACTGGAAGCCACGCGGCTGGTGATGTGGCTGGTGGGGTCGCGACCGTTGACATTGACCTTGCGCCTGGATGAGCTGGGCGACATCGCGCTGGATGCCACGCATTGCACAATCGTGCCGGTGGGGCGCCAGGCGTTCGTGCACCTGATCGACGTGCGACTCGACGCCGCCCTGCCCTTGGATGTGGCGATCGAATACGACCTGCTGGTCGACAGTGCTCCTATCGCCGAATGGGCGCCGCATCTGTTGTATGACGGCGCGCAACGTCCGAGTTTCGTACTGCACTCGCGCATCGAGCAACTGGTCCACGGCTCCTGCCGCAAACCCCATTACCCGGCCAATGACGGATTGCTGTGTGTCGATCGCTTGTTGGCCCAGTCTCCCGAACAACGCCCAGCGTTGCTGATGATGAGCGGCGACCAAGTGTACGCCGACGACGTCGCCGGGCCGATGTTGCGGGCGATTCATGCCTTGATCGAGCGCCTGGGGTTGTTCGAGGAATGCCTTGAAGGGGCGGTGGTGGAAGACAGCGCCAAGCTCTACCAACATCCGGCCAGCTATTACCATCGCGCGGATCTGCTACCGGCGCTCGAGAGCAACGAAACCCTGCGCGAGCGATTTTTCGGCGGCGCACGCAAGCCGATTTTCACCAGCAGCAGCGCCGACAACCACCTGGTGACCTTCGCCGAAGTCATGGCGATGTACCTGCTGGTCTGGTCGCCGGTGCCGTGGACACTGATCGATCCGCAACCGCCGGAACTGACCGTCGAACGGCGCCAGCGCTACGACTTGGAACAGCAACGCATCGAGGCCTTCAAAACCGGGCTGGACGGCGTCGCCAGGGTGTTTGCGCATTTGTCCTGCCTGATGATTTTCGACGACCACGACATCACCGATGACTGGAATCTCTCCGCGCAATGGGAGGAAACGGCCTACGGCCATCCGTTCTCCAAGCGCATCATCGGTAACGCGCTGATCGCCTACATGCTCTGCCAGGGCTGGGGCAACAACCCGGACGCGTTTGGCGAGGTGGTCGAACAAACCGTGGCCTTGTGCGGCACCGCCAACGACCGCTACCTCGACAGCGAGCCCCAGGACCGGTTGATCGACACGCTGCTCAGTTTCCAACGCTGGCATTACGTGTTGCCAAGCTCTCCGGCGCTGGTCGTGCTCGACACTCGCACCCGGCGCTGGCGCAGCGAGAACAACCTCAAGCAACCGTCAGGCCTGCTGGACTGGGAAGCCCTGAGCGAACTGCAACAGGAATTACTGGATCATCCCTCGGCGATCATCGTGTCGCCGGCACCAATCTTTGGCGTCAAGCTGATCGAGTCGGTACAGCGGGTGTTCAGCTGGTGCGGATTCCCGCTGCTGGTGGATGCGGAAAACTGGATGGCCCACCGTGGCGCGGCCCAGGTGATTCTGAATATTTTCCGCCACTCGCGCACGCCTGGCAGCTACGTGGTGCTGTCCGGCGACGTCCACTACTCCTTCGTCTACGAGGTACTTATCCCACATCGCAAGGGCGGCCCGCGCATCTGGCAAATCACCAGCAGCGGCATCAAGAATGAATTCCCGCCGGCGCTGCTGGAATGGTTCGATCGCTTGAACCGTTGGCTCTATTCCCCACGCTCGCCGCTGAACTGGTTCACCAAGCGTCGCAGCATGCGCATCGTGCCTCACACCCCCGAGCACGCCGAGGCTGGGGAGCGGTTGTGGAATTCGGCGGGGATCGGCCAGGTATTTTTCAACGAACAGGGACAGCCGACGGACATCGTCCAGCACAACGCCAACGGCAAGCCGCCAACCCGCATGCTGGCGCCCAAGTTACCCCCAACCTGA
- the dctM gene encoding C4-dicarboxylate TRAP transporter large permease protein DctM has product MTIAFLFIALFVLMFIGVPIAISLGLAGSLTIIFFSPDSVRSLAIKLFETSEHYTLLAIPFFLLAGAFMTTGGVARRLIDFANACVGHIRGGLAIAAVLACMLFAALSGSSPATVAAVGSIAIAGMVRSGYPQAFGAGIVCNAGTLGILIPPSIVMVVYAAATETSVGKLFMAGVIPGVLLGLSLMVAIYIVAVKKNLPALPRATFREWLATARKALWGLLLMVIILGGIYSGMFTPTEAAAVAAVYSAFIALFVYKDLTFRETPKVLLESAKLSIMLMFIIANAMLFAHVLTTEQLPQQITAWVIDAGLTPVTFLLVVNIVLLIAGAFMEPSAIILILAPILFPIAMKLGIDPIHLGIIMVVNLEIGLITPPVGLNLFVTSAVTGMSLPATIRAAMPWLMILLAFLVLITYVPWISLALPNWLGMS; this is encoded by the coding sequence ATGACCATTGCCTTCCTGTTCATCGCGCTGTTCGTGCTGATGTTCATCGGCGTACCCATCGCCATTTCCCTGGGTTTGGCCGGATCGCTGACGATCATTTTCTTCAGCCCCGACTCGGTTCGCTCGTTGGCGATCAAGCTGTTCGAAACTTCCGAACACTACACCCTGCTGGCGATTCCGTTCTTCCTGCTGGCCGGTGCGTTCATGACCACCGGTGGCGTGGCGCGACGGTTGATCGATTTTGCCAACGCCTGCGTCGGACACATCCGGGGCGGCCTGGCGATTGCGGCGGTGTTGGCGTGCATGCTGTTCGCGGCGTTGTCCGGCTCAAGCCCGGCGACGGTGGCGGCGGTCGGCTCCATCGCGATTGCCGGCATGGTGCGCTCGGGTTATCCACAGGCGTTTGGTGCAGGCATCGTCTGCAACGCGGGCACATTGGGGATCCTGATTCCGCCCTCGATTGTAATGGTGGTCTACGCCGCCGCAACCGAAACGTCCGTCGGCAAGCTGTTTATGGCCGGTGTGATTCCTGGCGTGCTGCTGGGACTGTCCTTGATGGTGGCGATTTATATTGTCGCGGTGAAAAAGAACCTGCCTGCCCTACCAAGGGCCACGTTCCGTGAATGGTTAGCCACTGCGCGCAAGGCGCTGTGGGGCCTGTTGTTGATGGTCATCATTCTCGGCGGGATCTATTCCGGGATGTTCACACCGACCGAAGCGGCCGCGGTGGCAGCGGTGTACTCGGCGTTTATCGCATTGTTCGTCTACAAGGACCTGACGTTCCGCGAAACGCCGAAGGTGCTACTGGAGTCGGCCAAGCTGAGCATCATGCTGATGTTCATCATCGCCAACGCCATGCTCTTCGCTCACGTGTTGACCACCGAGCAGTTGCCACAGCAAATCACCGCCTGGGTGATCGATGCCGGGCTGACGCCGGTGACCTTCCTGCTGGTGGTGAACATCGTGCTGCTGATTGCCGGTGCGTTCATGGAACCGTCGGCGATCATCCTGATCCTGGCGCCGATCCTGTTCCCGATCGCCATGAAGCTGGGCATCGACCCGATCCACCTGGGCATCATCATGGTGGTGAACCTGGAGATCGGGCTGATCACGCCGCCGGTGGGGCTGAACCTGTTCGTCACCTCGGCGGTGACCGGCATGTCCTTGCCCGCCACCATTCGCGCGGCCATGCCGTGGTTGATGATCCTGCTGGCGTTCCTGGTGCTGATTACCTATGTGCCATGGATTTCGCTGGCGCTGCCGAACTGGTTGGGGATGAGTTGA
- a CDS encoding TRAP transporter substrate-binding protein, whose translation MLKLLCKALACTLAFITLGTATAADPIVIRFSHVVGEQTPKGQGALLFKKLVEERLPGKVKVEVYPNSTLFGDDKEMEALLLGDVQIIARSLAKFEQYTKTVQLFDLPFLFQDIAAVDRFQTSPEGQKLLRAMERNNIKGLAYWHNGMKQLSANRPLRKPEDARGLTFRVQTSAVLEEQFKAVDAKAQQMIFSVVYQGLVTGVINATENPYSNFYNQKLHEVQKYVTETNHGVLDYMLITTSDFWNGLPPDVRSELDKIVIEVTADVNNQADRLNEQDKQRVLAAKTTEIITLTPEERNAWRDKMKPVWAKFEKAIGPDLVKAAEASNQAQ comes from the coding sequence ATGCTCAAACTTCTTTGCAAAGCGCTCGCGTGCACGCTGGCTTTCATCACGCTGGGCACGGCCACGGCGGCTGACCCTATCGTCATCAGGTTTTCCCATGTGGTAGGCGAGCAGACACCCAAGGGCCAGGGTGCGTTGCTGTTCAAGAAACTCGTTGAGGAGCGTTTGCCGGGAAAGGTGAAGGTCGAGGTCTACCCCAACTCCACGTTGTTTGGCGATGACAAGGAAATGGAAGCGTTGCTGCTGGGGGACGTGCAGATCATTGCCCGTTCGCTGGCCAAGTTCGAGCAATACACAAAAACCGTGCAGTTGTTCGACTTACCGTTTTTGTTTCAAGACATTGCCGCAGTCGACCGTTTCCAAACCAGTCCTGAAGGCCAGAAGCTGTTGCGCGCCATGGAGCGCAATAACATCAAGGGCCTGGCCTATTGGCACAACGGCATGAAGCAATTGTCGGCCAACCGACCATTGCGCAAGCCCGAAGACGCCCGTGGCCTGACGTTCCGGGTGCAGACTTCCGCCGTGCTGGAAGAACAGTTCAAGGCCGTCGATGCCAAAGCGCAACAGATGATTTTTTCAGTGGTGTATCAGGGATTGGTGACCGGCGTGATCAACGCGACGGAAAACCCTTATTCGAACTTCTACAACCAAAAGCTGCATGAAGTGCAGAAGTACGTCACCGAGACCAATCACGGCGTGCTCGACTACATGCTGATCACCACGTCCGATTTCTGGAACGGCCTGCCGCCGGATGTCCGCAGCGAATTGGACAAGATCGTGATTGAAGTCACCGCCGACGTGAACAACCAGGCCGATCGTCTGAACGAACAGGACAAGCAACGCGTGCTTGCAGCCAAGACCACTGAAATCATTACCCTCACGCCAGAGGAACGCAACGCTTGGCGCGACAAGATGAAGCCGGTATGGGCGAAGTTTGAAAAAGCTATCGGGCCGGACCTGGTGAAGGCTGCCGAGGCGTCCAATCAGGCGCAGTAA
- a CDS encoding mandelate racemase family protein, giving the protein MRITGVHVEIFSTPSRRAQDSAGHAHPGDEVMIKMALLRISCDDGSEGYAFGTPELIRPHIIESFVRKVLIGRNPMDRESIWQDLAHWQRGSAGQFTDRALALVEQALWDLAGRKLKLPVHKLIGGYRDKVLAYGSTMCGDDLPGGLSTPDEYGQFAEKLVKRGYKAIKLHTWMPPISFAPNPRMDIQACAAVREAVGPDIALMLDGYHWYSRMDALTIGKALEQLNFAWFEEPMMEDSAESYAWLAANLDIPVLGPESIAGKFHSRASWVTQKSCDILRAGVAGVGGIGPCLKVAHLAESFGMDCEVHGNGAANLAVVGAISNCRWYERGLLHPFLDYEEVPAHLNSIVDPMDADGYVHLSDRPGLGEDINFAYIEANTLSRH; this is encoded by the coding sequence ATGAGAATCACAGGCGTTCACGTCGAAATCTTTTCCACCCCGTCGCGCCGCGCCCAGGACAGTGCGGGCCACGCCCATCCGGGTGACGAGGTCATGATCAAGATGGCCCTGCTGCGAATCAGCTGCGACGATGGCTCGGAAGGTTATGCTTTTGGTACGCCTGAATTGATTCGTCCACACATCATCGAATCGTTCGTTCGCAAGGTGCTGATCGGCCGCAACCCGATGGACCGGGAAAGCATCTGGCAGGACCTGGCGCACTGGCAGCGTGGCAGCGCCGGACAGTTCACCGACCGGGCGCTGGCGCTGGTGGAGCAAGCCTTGTGGGATCTGGCCGGACGCAAGCTGAAGCTGCCGGTGCACAAGCTCATTGGCGGCTACCGCGACAAAGTCCTGGCCTACGGCTCGACCATGTGCGGCGACGATTTGCCGGGCGGTTTGTCCACCCCGGATGAGTACGGCCAGTTCGCGGAAAAGCTCGTCAAGCGTGGCTACAAGGCCATCAAGCTGCACACGTGGATGCCACCAATTTCCTTCGCGCCCAATCCGCGGATGGACATCCAGGCCTGCGCGGCAGTGCGCGAGGCGGTGGGTCCGGACATCGCGCTGATGCTCGATGGTTATCACTGGTACAGCCGCATGGACGCGCTGACCATCGGCAAGGCGCTGGAGCAGCTGAATTTCGCCTGGTTCGAAGAGCCGATGATGGAAGACTCGGCTGAGTCCTATGCCTGGCTCGCCGCCAACCTGGACATTCCGGTGCTGGGCCCGGAGAGCATCGCCGGTAAATTCCACAGCCGCGCCAGTTGGGTGACGCAGAAATCCTGTGACATCCTGCGCGCGGGCGTGGCGGGTGTCGGCGGCATCGGGCCGTGCCTGAAAGTGGCGCACCTGGCCGAGTCGTTCGGCATGGACTGCGAAGTCCACGGTAACGGTGCGGCGAACCTGGCGGTGGTCGGGGCGATCAGCAATTGCCGTTGGTATGAGCGCGGCTTGCTGCACCCGTTCCTCGACTATGAAGAAGTGCCCGCGCACCTCAACAGCATCGTCGACCCCATGGACGCCGACGGTTATGTGCACCTGTCCGACCGGCCGGGGTTGGGCGAGGACATCAATTTTGCATATATCGAGGCCAACACTTTGTCCCGACATTGA
- a CDS encoding ABC transporter permease, which yields MSTASFSIWSTRAASATRRSGSVAVTLLGLLLLTFFIGRVMPLDPVLAIVGPDADASAYAQVYKELGLDKPLWTQFAIYLGDLLHGDFGMALLTGNPVITDIARVFPATLELATLAILFGVLAGLPLGVYAATHQGRAGDHVARLITLFGYSTPIFWIGMMAFLVFYAWLGWAGGVGRIGLAYDGLIPRHTGLLLIDTAWSGDWEAFRSALRHILLPAVILSFNSVAYISRMTRSFMLEQLSQEYIITARVKGLSQRKIVWGHAFGNIRVQLLTIVALAYGGLLEGAVLIETVFAWPGFGQYLTSSLLLGDMNAVMACVLLIGLIFVTLNLISDALYKIFDPRTR from the coding sequence ATGTCGACTGCATCTTTTTCAATCTGGAGCACCCGGGCCGCTTCGGCAACCCGGCGCAGCGGCTCGGTGGCGGTGACGCTGCTGGGGTTGCTGCTGCTGACTTTCTTTATCGGGCGGGTGATGCCCCTGGACCCGGTGCTGGCCATCGTCGGCCCGGACGCCGACGCCTCGGCCTACGCCCAGGTGTACAAAGAGCTGGGCCTGGACAAACCGTTGTGGACCCAGTTCGCGATCTACCTCGGCGACTTGCTGCACGGTGATTTCGGCATGGCCTTGCTGACCGGTAACCCGGTCATTACGGACATCGCCCGAGTGTTTCCGGCGACGTTGGAACTGGCGACCCTGGCGATTTTGTTCGGCGTGTTGGCAGGCTTGCCGTTGGGTGTCTACGCGGCGACGCATCAGGGACGGGCCGGTGACCATGTGGCGCGGCTGATCACCTTGTTCGGTTACTCCACGCCGATTTTCTGGATCGGCATGATGGCCTTCCTGGTGTTCTACGCCTGGCTGGGTTGGGCCGGTGGCGTCGGGCGGATCGGCCTGGCCTATGACGGGCTGATCCCGAGACACACCGGCTTGCTGTTGATCGACACCGCCTGGTCCGGCGATTGGGAAGCCTTTCGCAGCGCCTTGCGCCACATCCTGTTGCCGGCGGTGATTCTCAGCTTCAACTCGGTCGCCTACATCAGTCGCATGACCCGCAGCTTCATGCTCGAACAACTGTCCCAGGAGTACATCATCACCGCCCGGGTCAAGGGTTTGTCCCAGCGCAAGATTGTCTGGGGCCATGCCTTCGGCAACATCCGCGTGCAACTGCTGACGATCGTCGCGCTGGCCTACGGCGGGCTGCTGGAAGGCGCGGTGCTGATTGAAACCGTGTTCGCCTGGCCGGGCTTCGGCCAGTACCTGACGAGTAGTTTGTTGCTCGGTGACATGAACGCGGTGATGGCCTGTGTGCTGCTGATCGGCCTCATTTTCGTGACGCTGAACCTGATCAGCGATGCGCTGTACAAGATCTTCGACCCGAGGACTCGCTAA
- a CDS encoding TRAP transporter small permease, with translation MNALRRTWEHFEEGFIAFLLAAMTLVTFVYVVLNNLYSVFYSLGDNWPAASEPMFAIGDGIMGMAQAMTWSSSLTKALFGWLIFFGLSYGVRTAGHIGVDALVKLASKPVQRLIGVIACLCCLAYAGLLAVASYEWINTLMIAEIGAEDLGHFGIMQWHVGLIVPVGFALVFIRFAEILVRILMNRQTGLGLADEAAEAIKLTEIEEDKP, from the coding sequence ATGAACGCCCTTCGGCGCACCTGGGAACACTTCGAGGAAGGGTTCATTGCCTTCCTCCTGGCCGCCATGACGCTGGTCACTTTCGTCTACGTGGTCCTCAACAATCTCTATAGCGTTTTTTATAGCCTCGGTGACAACTGGCCGGCCGCCAGCGAACCGATGTTCGCCATCGGCGACGGCATCATGGGCATGGCCCAGGCCATGACCTGGAGCAGCTCGCTGACGAAGGCGCTGTTTGGCTGGCTGATTTTCTTTGGCCTGTCGTATGGCGTGCGCACCGCCGGGCACATTGGTGTCGATGCGCTGGTCAAGCTCGCCAGCAAACCGGTGCAGCGTTTGATCGGCGTGATCGCCTGCCTGTGCTGCCTCGCCTATGCCGGGTTGCTGGCGGTGGCGAGTTACGAATGGATCAACACCTTGATGATTGCCGAGATCGGCGCCGAAGATCTCGGCCATTTCGGCATCATGCAATGGCATGTCGGGCTGATCGTGCCAGTGGGTTTCGCCCTGGTGTTCATCCGCTTTGCGGAAATTCTCGTACGCATCCTGATGAATCGTCAGACAGGCCTCGGCCTGGCCGATGAAGCGGCCGAAGCGATCAAACTGACCGAGATCGAGGAAGACAAGCCATGA
- a CDS encoding VOC family protein produces the protein MTHFTLQRIDHVVLRVKDIERSIAFYTSVLGCELKKRRDDLGLMHLGAGASMIDLVDVDGPLGRHGGAAPGKQGHNVDHVCLRIEPFDEPALLAHLQAAGLKVEKAQMRYGAEGEGWSIYCFDPDGNQIELKGPALDS, from the coding sequence ATGACGCACTTCACCCTTCAACGCATCGACCATGTCGTCCTGCGTGTAAAAGACATCGAGCGCAGCATCGCCTTCTACACATCAGTACTCGGCTGCGAACTCAAAAAACGTCGGGACGATCTGGGCTTGATGCACCTCGGCGCTGGTGCGTCGATGATCGATCTGGTGGATGTGGACGGGCCGCTTGGCCGTCACGGCGGTGCGGCGCCTGGCAAGCAGGGGCATAACGTCGACCACGTCTGCCTGCGCATCGAACCGTTTGACGAACCCGCCCTGCTCGCACATCTGCAAGCAGCCGGACTGAAGGTCGAGAAAGCGCAAATGCGCTACGGCGCGGAGGGCGAAGGCTGGTCGATCTACTGCTTCGATCCGGACGGCAATCAGATCGAGCTGAAGGGTCCGGCGCTGGATTCGTAA
- the dctP gene encoding C4-dicarboxylate TRAP substrate-binding protein DctP codes for MFKPMWKALVCALALSALSTAMAADPVIIKFSHVVAEQTPKGQGALLFKKLVEERLPGKVKVEVYPNSSLFGDGKEMEALLLGDVQMIAPSLAKFEQYTKSVQLFDLPFLFDDISAVDRFQLSPEGQKLLKSMESKNITGLAYWHNGMKQLSANKALREPKDARGLKFRVQASAVLEEQFKAVNANPRKMSFAEVYQGLQTGVVNGAENPYSNIYSQKMHEVQKFITESNHGVLDYMLITNTKFWNGLQPDVRSELDKILVEVTAHVNKEAAQLNQNDKQRILDAKTTEIITLTPEQRNEWRDKMKPVWKKFEGDIGADLIKAAEASNTAQ; via the coding sequence ATGTTTAAACCTATGTGGAAAGCACTCGTCTGCGCGCTGGCCCTCAGCGCGTTGAGCACCGCCATGGCGGCTGACCCGGTGATCATAAAGTTCTCGCACGTAGTGGCCGAGCAAACCCCTAAAGGCCAAGGTGCATTGCTGTTCAAGAAGTTGGTGGAAGAACGGCTGCCGGGCAAAGTGAAGGTCGAGGTGTACCCGAACTCCTCGCTGTTTGGCGACGGCAAGGAAATGGAAGCCCTGCTGTTGGGTGACGTGCAGATGATCGCGCCGTCCCTGGCCAAGTTCGAGCAATACACCAAGAGCGTGCAGTTGTTCGACCTGCCTTTCCTGTTTGACGATATCTCCGCCGTGGACCGTTTCCAGCTGAGCCCGGAAGGCCAGAAGCTGCTCAAGTCCATGGAGAGCAAGAACATCACCGGCCTGGCCTATTGGCACAACGGCATGAAGCAGCTGTCGGCCAACAAAGCGCTGCGTGAACCCAAGGATGCCCGCGGCCTGAAGTTCCGCGTACAGGCATCGGCGGTGCTGGAAGAACAGTTCAAGGCCGTCAACGCCAACCCGCGCAAGATGAGTTTCGCCGAGGTTTATCAAGGCCTGCAGACCGGCGTGGTCAACGGTGCGGAAAACCCGTACTCGAACATCTACAGTCAGAAGATGCATGAAGTGCAGAAGTTCATCACCGAGTCCAACCACGGTGTGCTCGACTACATGCTGATCACCAACACCAAGTTCTGGAACGGCCTGCAGCCAGACGTGCGCAGCGAACTGGACAAGATCCTGGTGGAAGTCACCGCTCACGTGAACAAAGAAGCGGCGCAACTGAACCAGAACGACAAGCAGCGCATCCTCGATGCCAAGACCACCGAAATCATTACCCTCACGCCTGAACAACGCAACGAATGGCGCGACAAGATGAAGCCGGTCTGGAAGAAGTTCGAAGGGGACATCGGCGCCGACCTGATCAAAGCCGCCGAAGCCTCCAACACGGCTCAGTAA
- a CDS encoding ABC transporter substrate-binding protein has product MNLWPKRLTRLLCVTVALCAVQVPVSLAQGETPPDQLVVGMSMINLLSLDPAAATGLEVAEVNANVYDMLLEQDAAQPDTLVPALAKTWEVSPDRMRLTFQLRDDVRFHSGAPLTAQDVAWSLQRVVTLNRALASTWKAYGFTADNVVKLMRAEGPHTFVMELPRVTDPMLVLNTLATSPSAFIVDRSVALQHQVGDDQGAAWLATHTAGSGAFKLDIWRANDVILMSRNDDYWRGAPKLRRVIMRNMTESQALRLMVERGDLDVARGMAATDIKALGKVDEVRIQSIARGTLYYVAMSMQQPLFQDIRVRQAIRLLIDYQGINDVVMPHYGVINQRPMQLGLPARLDDPGYRLDVAKAKRLLAEAGHAEGFKVSIRSLTDPPFINIATSLQATLAQAGIQATIITGTGNQIYGAMRDRQFDILVGRGGGGAERHPHSSLRALVYNPDNRSEAKLSNFQGWRTSFFNPQLNQLIEQAERERDPERQRQMYAQVQTLYDQQAGAIMPVSQMVDEVVIHADVRNYIGHTAATTRLRDVYKQR; this is encoded by the coding sequence ATGAATCTCTGGCCCAAGCGCCTGACCAGGCTGCTGTGTGTCACCGTGGCCCTGTGCGCAGTGCAGGTGCCCGTCAGCCTGGCGCAAGGCGAAACGCCCCCCGACCAATTGGTGGTGGGCATGAGCATGATCAATCTGCTGTCCCTGGACCCCGCCGCGGCGACGGGGCTGGAGGTCGCCGAAGTCAACGCGAACGTCTATGACATGCTCCTGGAGCAGGACGCGGCGCAGCCGGACACGCTGGTTCCGGCCCTGGCGAAAACCTGGGAAGTCAGCCCCGACCGCATGCGCCTGACTTTCCAATTGCGCGATGACGTCCGTTTTCACTCCGGTGCACCGCTGACCGCGCAGGACGTCGCCTGGTCGTTGCAGCGCGTCGTCACCCTCAACCGCGCCCTGGCTTCCACCTGGAAAGCCTACGGTTTTACCGCCGACAACGTGGTCAAACTGATGCGCGCCGAAGGGCCGCACACCTTTGTCATGGAGCTGCCGCGGGTCACCGACCCGATGCTGGTGCTGAACACCCTGGCAACTTCGCCCAGCGCCTTCATCGTTGATCGTTCGGTAGCCTTGCAACATCAGGTCGGCGACGACCAGGGCGCTGCCTGGCTGGCGACCCATACGGCCGGATCTGGTGCGTTCAAGCTCGACATCTGGCGCGCCAACGACGTCATCCTGATGAGTCGTAATGACGACTATTGGCGCGGCGCGCCGAAGTTGCGCCGAGTGATCATGCGCAACATGACCGAATCCCAGGCCCTGCGCCTGATGGTCGAGCGCGGTGATTTGGACGTCGCCCGCGGCATGGCCGCGACCGACATCAAGGCGCTGGGCAAGGTCGATGAAGTACGCATCCAGAGCATTGCCCGCGGCACGCTGTACTACGTGGCGATGAGCATGCAACAGCCGCTGTTCCAGGACATCCGCGTGCGCCAGGCCATCCGCCTGCTGATCGATTACCAGGGCATCAACGACGTGGTGATGCCGCACTACGGCGTGATCAATCAGCGGCCGATGCAACTGGGCTTGCCGGCGCGCCTGGACGATCCAGGTTATCGCCTGGATGTGGCCAAGGCCAAGCGCCTGCTGGCGGAGGCCGGACATGCCGAGGGCTTCAAGGTGAGCATTCGCTCGCTGACCGATCCGCCCTTCATCAACATTGCCACCAGCTTGCAAGCGACGCTGGCCCAGGCAGGCATCCAGGCGACGATCATCACCGGCACCGGCAACCAGATCTACGGGGCGATGCGCGATCGCCAGTTCGACATCCTCGTCGGGCGCGGCGGTGGCGGGGCGGAGCGCCATCCGCATTCGAGCCTGCGGGCCTTGGTGTACAACCCGGACAACCGCAGCGAAGCCAAGTTGAGCAATTTCCAGGGCTGGCGCACCTCGTTCTTCAACCCGCAGCTCAACCAGTTGATCGAACAGGCCGAGCGCGAGCGCGACCCCGAGCGCCAGCGGCAGATGTACGCCCAGGTCCAGACCCTCTACGACCAACAGGCCGGGGCAATCATGCCGGTCTCGCAGATGGTGGACGAAGTGGTGATCCACGCCGATGTGCGCAACTACATCGGCCACACCGCCGCCACCACGCGCCTTCGCGACGTTTATAAGCAGCGCTGA